The DNA region ATTTACCGCAATAAAGTGTTTTAACGGAACGGGTCAGAACTTCAAAGCTTCTTTCCATCGAGACGTTGAGTCGTTTTTGACTCGTTTCTGTTCATGTGCACAAACACGAGCGGCACCCTCAATATTCTGATCCAAGCCAGATATTCCTGTCATATTCATTTTTGGTTacacctgtgacctctgaccctttgGGTCTTCCAGGGATGTGAAATGCTGCTTTAATCTGCTTCTATTGATTCAACCATTATCCATTTTTAAATGGATCCTCTCGAACGTTGCGCACGTGCGGAGTGCTGACGCGCTGATGTGTGCCTGCAGGCCGGGGGATCTACTCCAACATGCTGGGCTTTCTCGGCGGGGTGTCGTGGGCCATGCTGGTGGCCAGGACGTGCCAGCTGTATCCAAATGCTGTGGCAGCCACTCTGGTCCACAAGTTCTTCTTGGTGTTTTCCAAATGGTGAgaacccccttcccccccatccCGCATGATGCCAGGTATATAGATTTAATACAGTAGTCCGTTTCACCCTCCAGGGAGTGGCCAAATCCGGTCCTATTGAAACAACCAGAGGACAGTAATCTTAATTTACCTGTCTGGGATCCTAGAGTGAGTAAACACCGTCGTTTGAAGTGCTTTGGTTCTGGTGAAGCGCTCAATAAAGGAACGTGTTTGGATTTGGGCTGAAGACGGTTTCTTTAGTCTGAGGTGTTAGCCAAACCATGCTAACATCTCTGCGTGTTTGTAGGTAAACCCCTCTGACAGATACCACCTGATGCCCATCATCACGCCCGCCTACCCCCAACAGAACTCCACGTACAACGTGTCCACCTCGACGCGCACCATCATGAGCGAGGAGTTTAAATACGGTACGGCACAAAAACCGCGAGCGGCGCAAGCTTTCGGGGACGGCTGGGATTATAtttggtgtgggttttttttaagcgtCATAGCCGGTGTGTGTTGCATTGACAGGCCTCAGCGTCACCGATGAGATTCTGCAGGGAAAAGCAGAATGGTCCAAACTGTTTGAACCACCTCACTTTTTCCAAAAGTACAAGTAAGTGGCGTTCTTCCGTGAAACACCTGAGGGCAGGAAACCCTGTAAAGGTCACTTTGTGTCCGCGGTGGTTGGGAGCTCTGGGGTTTAGTTGTTGGTGTCTCCTTGTGCTCTTCAGGCATTACATCGTCCTCGCAGCCAGCGCGTCCACAGAGGAAAACCATCTAGAATGGTGAGTGCAAGTCCGAATTTAAGCAATCTCTTTATTCAATACAGTATTAAAAGATGGATGTTCTGTATTGTTGAGCCCGCATAGAGTTTAGTAGTTTATTAAAGGCCTTTTTTTTCTAGTCTTGAGAACTTTAACACTGTAAttgttgaattttctttttaggATTGGACTGGTGGAGTCAAAGATCCGCGTGTTGGTGGGGAACCTGGAGAGGAACGAGTACATCACCCTGGCGCACGTCAACCCTCAGTCGTTTCCTGGCTCTAAAGAAAACCGGAACGAGTGAGTGCCGATAACGCTGTTGTCTCCGGGTCTTCATTACACTTTGTGCACAGGGCTATTCTAAGCCACCAACGCTGTAAGAATGGCAACACAGGGAACCTCACAATTAATGCAACGGTGCCTCCACGTTTATGAGTCTAACAGTTCTGCCCCGAGTGAAGCGGTCCCACTGATCCACCCGCACGTCTGCAGAGAAGTCAGTGACGTCACACACGAATACATGGAATCACCCCGCACCCACTGAGTTTCTGATTAGAGTTTGCATCTGGGCACCAGACCTTTTTGCCACATAAACCTGGAAGAAATAGGCAGGGGATGTCCGATCCTTTGAGAATCACCTGATTTTGTCCACCCGTCCGCGGTTTAACCCGCCGCACGTGTGCTGAAAGTGGATAGTGGGCACATGGAAATATAGCGTGGCATCATTAAGGCTCTATGGCGCATATTCAATATCAGCGAGTGGGCGATGAGGCTTCGAGACTATTTTTCTGAGTGGGCGTACCGTTCAGACGCGTGTGGCAGTGCTCGGAAAGCACATGTGAACAGCTGGCAAGATCGGAAAAAACGGGGAAAAAGTGGAGCCCAAAAGGCCTGCTGTTGCAGTGACCAATCCCATAATATTGACCTCAGTTCAGCCCTCCTGTATGTACAAAGCTTCACAAGTCCACGTGTACTAGTCACTGTCACCACTAGGTGGTGCTATAAGCGCTGCTCAATCGTCACGTGAACATAAGTTTGTTCGTTATTTCACTAATGACGCCTTAGATCTGACCTTTTGTTGACTGCGTTACCAAAGTATAGGGTTAGGACTCATTATGGGCTGATAGTtgaagtcacatgaccaagAAAATGCGATTGGGACATTTCAAATGACGAGTAAAAATGATTTCCGGTCACACATTAGTAAACACGCTGAAAGTCATGTGAACGCAGAGGGAGTTTTCTCCATCAACTTACAGCTTTGAACCAAGCTTTACATTTTCAGATGTTATTGAGAGAAATGAACATTTCCTGGACCGGTGGCTAAAATGCCATCTACTGTCAGAACTGGATAATCCAGGCTGGGCGTAGCTGATACTGTCGGTGCATCATAGTCTGCTCTGAATGAGGCACCGTGACATCACGTTGTTCTTCTCTCAGTTGTCCACGTAAACATCTTCTCGATTGCAACATAGCATTCAGCTAATATAAAACTAACATTGGCTAATTTCCTCTCATTCCGTGTGTGATTGCGTGCACAATTTGTACGTGTATATGCACAttttgagtgagtgtgtgtgtgtttcaatgtCTACTGTCCTACACAGCCTCATAGAAGTGTGTTAAAATGAAATGTATGTTATGTATTTGATTGAAACATGAATTAAAAGAGTTTATTTTCCAAGTCCTCATTCCTTGATTTACAAATGATTAATGTCTCATACCTTTAGATGATAAAGTACTCGTGGGCAGTTTTAAATATGCACCActtcttttattcttttgttgtGTAACGTGCTGCTCGGCACCGGCGCTCGGAGCAAACCTGAGCTAATGTAAAGGTGTGAACATACGTTTAAAGCAGTTTGGACTGGAGCCGTCTGGGTTTCCGTGACCACAGTTCCTTTAGAAGCTGTCTGTTATCCACAGAATGCCGTGACACAAATAAACAGCTGTTCACTTTTGATGTTGTGCTCCTGAACTTCTGTCGCAGGAACGACTTTGTTTCCATGTGGTTCATTGGGATCATTTTCAAGAAAATGGAGAATGCCGAGAGCGTAAACATTGACCTCACATATGACATCCAGTCGTTCACCGACACCGGTAGGTGATATTCACGCCTCATCCTTGAGTAAACTATCAGAactcctcctctcaccttttACACCTTCATTGTGATTTTAATCAACAGGAAATCTCACTTTACGAGCGCTCGTATTTATATAAGGGTTAAATCCTTCACTCATTTAAAGAGGTTTAGCCGTTTGCTAATGTGAAAATAATGTAGCACTTTGGTTTATTGATTCAAAGATGTGTCGAACCTttccagaatgtgtgtgtgtgtgtgtgtgtgggggggggggggggtcattgaaATGGTTTGATAATTAACTGTTGGAAGCAAAACAGATTTTCAGGTTCTTGACATTTAAGTGAGGGTCGAGTTACAATTTGACAGATCAAAACATGCGACTAAAATCAGAGGATCAAAGCCGGCCCCGCTGAGGGCGTTCCCGAGGagcggcgccccccccccccccccccctcgcgtTAGATCCTTGGTGGGAATGTGCTGATTGGAATTTCTGTGACTGCAGTCTACAGGCAGGCCAACAACATCAACATGCTGAAGAACGGGATGAAGATCGAAGCCACGCACgtgaagaagaagcagctcaATCTGTACCTTCCCCCCGAACtcgtgcagaagaagaagagggtgaGACTTCGACCTCGGCTCATCCGCGTGCAGGTCTCCGCCGCTGACCTTTCTCCTCTGGGTCTTTTGAGCAGAGCATAGCGGACTTGAATCGCAGCTCGAACGGCGGCAGCTCGAAGCGGATCTCTCTGGACAGCAGCCACCTGGACAGCTCCAGAGACACCGACACCGGCACGCCCTTCAGCTCCCCGCCCTGCAAACAGTCCAAACCTGCTTCAGACACGGAGGACAGGTGGGACTCCTGCAGTATTGACCATGAGGAAAAGTAAAGAGACCTTATAAAGAGAGATTAAAGGCTACTTAGCTTGCGGCGCGGCTTCATTTGTAACCACCGTGTTTTGTCGCTCTCGCTGCAGCGTGGGCTCCCCTAAAAAGCTCTTTGTGGAGGATTCTCCAGCAACCAGCGCCGCTCCGGAGGCTCAGGAACAAGGCACGTCCATCACTGTTGCTGGCTCAGTTCTGGAAATGGGAGGAATTCCTTTATCGTCATTGGAGAAACCAATTGTACCGTCTCCTCCCGCAGAGCCGTCGGTCAAAGCGAAGCCTCCGTCTCCTCCGGCCGTCTCCGCCGTGCTGGCCGGCGACGTGAAGCCCAACGCCGCCAGCAGTCCCAAGGAGGAACCCAACGGTCTCGACGACTCCATCAACGGCGCTCCGGCCAAGAGACCGCACTCGCCCGTAGAAGAGGAGATGGCGAAGCGGCACAAAGACGCAGAGGTAACGGGGCTGTTCTCAGCGGCTGGAGAGCAACAGTTTGGCTCTTGAACGCCTCACACTCCGGTCTTCCCGCTGCAGGTGGTGTCCAATGATGACTCTGCATTTAAAGAGCCGTACCCCCCCTCGGACTGCTCCGCACGTGCAGATGGAGCCACTATTGTAGGTGTTTTTAGTAATGTTATTGAACCATGAGAATGTTGCTAACACacaaacgctgaggcagaactGACATTGTCACTCGTGTGTCTTTAGGTCTCCCTTTCAGAACCAAAGGCTAAACCAATTCCAACCATTGATACGTCAAGAACGCAGGTAAGCAGCAAGTGGTTTTGTTGCcatagttttttgttttttttaaaatcaaagctgTTAGGTGATGTTTTTCCCTGGTCCTTATCAGAGACTCCCCAGCATGGAACTACCGGATGCCTCCTCGCCGCTCCCGGCCAGCAACAGCTGTCGTGTTGTAAAGAATTCCATCAAATTGGCCCTCAACCGCCACAAGTAAGCTTCAGCCACATCTCTGCCATCAAATTGtgactttcatttcttttttttgtctttaaattccGATCATTTGCCGTAGCATCACACCCCCGAAGCCCCCAGTGTTTGAAGGCACCCTCCCTACAGACGACGTTCCAACCAGTGAAGAAAAAGGAATGTCCATACCTGTTATCGGCTCGAGTAcgtgttcttttatttaaaataattcactGACGAGTTTCCCTCGTCAGTAATGTTAAATAGTTAAATACTGAAGCCTGGCAGAGGGTTGAGGCCCCCAGCAAGCTCAATAGGAACAAGCTGAGggcgccgcacacacacacacacacacacacacacacacacactggtcttTGCTTGACAAACGCTAAATAATCTGATCTAAATCACACGCCGCTCATCGATGTAACGAGGACACGACTCCGCTGAAACGCCGTGTTTTTAAAGGAAGACTATAAATTCTAACTGTCACTCTCGTGTTTCCTTCTCCCTGCAGAACAAGCGGGATCCAAACACGCGGTCCCCCCCGTCGGCAGCTCCATCCCCACGTTAGTGAGTCGAGGCCTGGACCCGCTGAACGGAGCTGCGTCTAAAAGGCCCCACTCCCCTGCTTTAGAGGAGCAGGCCAAGAGGCTAAAGGAGACGGAGGCCAGGATCCATATAGGTTGAACTTTGACCCTGGGACTGGAGGAACCCAGAGACAACGGGGCGGGGCTCTGTAGGGAACCAAGCATTGAGAAGGTGACTTCAGGGAGCGTGTTCAATGTGATCCAGCCAGATGGACGACCCCACACCACAGAGTCTATATTAGTGCCAGTGGATATCGGATGTTGTCGGCGCTCTCGGGGAATTTAATGCAACAGTCACAGagatatctgaccttttttttctttttttttttactcaactACTTCCTCAGTGTTTCCAGAAGTACGCCGTACAGATTGAAAATGTGCTGGTTTTCATTTTCCACTTTTCACCCAGTGAATGTTTTAAACAACCATTTATCAatgcagatttttctttttttttttcttcttcttctcacaAAACATGTACAGTAAATATTCATGTATATAACTTTTTGTcttaaaaaaaaggctaaagATAACTGTGCAGTCTTTTGACCATTCATAGTTTTatctaaaaaggaaaaaaaaatgtttaaaaaaaaaaaaaaaaggaattcttttgtttttctctacTGCTTGTCCAAAAGGATTTGTCTCTAGCCTGGACATTTTTGTAAATGCTGTATATGGTTGGATCCACTTGCTGAGAGGCTTTGAGAGTTTGGATATTATGGAAATGACAACCTCCTCTCTCGGGACCACCGGGACTATCTGGAGAGGACGGATTAGCGTAGCATAACGTTGCAGTGTGTAGATGATCGAACACCCTGTTACATCAGCACTTCTCAGGTCGGTGTCGTGCATTTTCTGGAAGTGATTTACAGGCTCTGGATCTTTTGGCTTAGTTTAGCTCCTGATATTATTTGAGAagaataacacccccccccccccaacacacacacacacacacacacacacttcactaATCCTGGTGTTTGATGTCTTGGTGTGAAGCCCATCTCCGTTTGGTTTCCATGGTGTGTTTGAGTCCCAGATGGTGCTGTCGACACTGGACAGTCAAACAAGTGAATATCGGCTCCGTGTTTGTGTCACGGTTGTCGGACCCAACGTTGGTCTCGTCGGGACGACAGAAGCACTGTTCGGGATtctggcccccccccccccccccccccccccccccccccccccccccgatccaaCTGCCACCTCAGCCACCAGTTAACTGTAAGTAAAGGTCGTTCAGGTCAAGCTTGTTCTTGTGTTCACGGGAGCGTTGGTTgagctgtgttggtgtgtgtgtgtttactgttgaTTGTGTGTGACTGATTATGGAGAGTGACAGAATTCCCTTCATTGTGGGTGATAACCCTGTGCACCTCCCGTGGAGGTTCTTAAGAGGCAGGCGCCACCGATGGCTGATTGGTGGGGCTGGGGGTCTTTTCACGCCTCAGACTCCCACCTCTCGGCTTTTTGGGCTGAAGCTGAGTGTCTTTGATTTCAGCACAGaaggtaaatgtaaaataagGCAGCGAGAGCTCTTCTGCTCCACAGCAGGTAACAAACTCCTTTTCCACATTCTGATTCCGTTAGCAAATGTACAGAaagcgtttttttgtttttttgtttttcttttcaacaaGGCATATTTGTCATTATTGGGGGTTTTCTTATCgctttatttatatttgcatatttgtaCCATGTGACCTTTTTTAATAGCATTCATAGCAGGTAGGTCTCTCCATTAATAATGCACAATTCTGTTTCAGATCATTTCATATTCTGCTGTTTGGAAGCATTTATCAAACATGTCATCTAGATGTTTATTTCTAATCTGTACTGAAAGGGTATTTTTGTACATGTTTATCACTTCCTTTAAATGGATCCACCAATTAAACCCCTACAAACAATGCTTGTTCACTGTGTTCTTCATAAATTCTTTTGGCTTTTGCTCCAAACTACATGGAAATTTCTGTCCATGGGCTGAAATGTAAATCCTGGTGGGTGAATTTTAGCCAATAATATTCACTTCCAGCCATCAAATGTTTATAAAATCTGTTTAATTATTACTTTTTAAATCAATCATGGAACTAACCAATAATACCAGTTGAAATAAGTGCTAAGATTGAAACATTAAATGACATTTATAAGCACCTCATTAACTTGCTGTAATCCTAATGATCCGGGAGGGGATATAAATGGTTGTTAGTGATCAGGTCAGCAAGCGAAGGATGAAATGATCCCCCTAAAAATATACTTTTAAGCACTTTTCGATactcttaaaaataaaagaatccttttttttctcagttttgTATAATTTTGGAGTGAAAAGGGGAAATCGGCACCATGCAGAGTAGATTTCATGAAATCCGGGAAGCAAACTTAAAAcatctttttggggggaaaaaaggctgttttaaaAGAGGAAGCCCTCCACAAATGGGTAATGATTCCACATGAACCCTAAATCCACCATGGATGACCTCAATAGGCACAAGCTGATGGCTGAAGGTGTGTGCAACACAGCTGAGGCATCTGACAGAACCGGGAGACTTTCGTGAGGAAGGAATTAGCTTGGGAGGGGATGGATTCAATGGATCTAGGCTGGATGACCATAGTGCTGCTTGTGAGGTTTGGATGGAACCAGTTTGGAGGTGTGAGACCAGTGGGGGATGGCGTCAGAGGCACTGGAATCAAGAAAGACGAAGACGGAGAGTGGACCAGAGTCGGCTAACGTGAAGAGATTGTAGGATATTATTTCCACAGGTGTTAataggaagagctggcagatcCGTGGCAGTCTCTCATCCAAGAGCGGGGCATTTTCAGGGTGACGAGGCCGTGAACCAGGACACAGCAGCTTGTTATCCAGCTGTCGACACATCAGCACAGTAACCCTCAGGAACATTTTATCacctgaattttatttttttattttttgtctttttttctcctcatgatagtggacctttttttttttttaatatatatattaattgTAAATCAGATTTTAAGATTTTCTTCATATGTCCTCAAATGCAAAGCACCTAAAGTCACATGTCCTTGAGTCAACATTCCCTTCATTTTCAAGCAAAATCATAGCAAATGTTATTCAATATTTATCCTCAACTCTGGGGGAGCAGGAGCTTAAATCTGCGTGAAAATCAAGGTATATGAGTAAATCTAATTACAGTCAGTTCTTGTATGATGTATAAcataaaaaatcaaacatttgtgaAATAGTGCTGACCAACATGGgaatctgtgtttatttttactatGTTTATAGTAAAGGTAATCATCAAGTTCGCATGTATAAGTGTTTTTGGCCCACATCCCCGTTAACAGGCAACTCCTTGACCCCGCCCAGCGGTGACTCTCGCAGCTGCTGATTGGTCATTTTAGACTAAGTGGGCGGTGACCGAGGGGAATTCCCCTGTCCGCTCCCTCCCCATAAATATTACTTCTGCTTGACTGTCACTCAGTCAACAGGAGTTCTTCCACAGACAGAAAGTTGGCGGAGTGTAAGTCTGTGTGCATCATGGATGGTGAGTAACAGTCTATTTACTCACTCACACAGCAAAGGGAAGAGTTACACGCTGAAAGCTCACTTTCAAAGAGTGTAACGTCTTAATCTGTACACACACGGGAGCTAAATATGTTTTGCCACAGTGATGTTGGTAATTAAAGGTCGGctcctgcagagctgcttccAACAAACCAGAGATGTCACACACGATGTTGCGTTTTTCCTCCACAGTTCTTCTGCCCCCCATGCTGGAGAGTGATCCACACCTGAGTGAGTACATTTTAATACACCCTCTTTTAAAACAAGTTACCACAAGTCAAACATATAAAGAGCTAAACAGTCTGAGGGCTTTCGCTTCCTCATTTTGCTTTCTTGATGGGCATTCACAtctgttaaatgtgtgtgtgtgtgtgtgtgtgtgcgtgtgtgtgtgtgtgagagagagagagagagagagagagggagagagagagagaggctgctaTAATTGTCACCATtttatacagtaaaaaaaaaaagaaatctgcctCTGAGCTGCAGTTCCCCTCTCAATCTCTGTGCAGAAGTTGGTGCGAAATGAGGAAGCACAACATTTGTAATAGTGCCAGAAATGCGACGGGACTTGTTTCATTCTGACCTGCGAAAGATCTGTGTGTCAATATTGTTGATGGCCGTCGGCCCCACAGGAATACTTCTGTCTTCATGCCTGTTATACCAACAGTGTTTAGCAAACACACCGAGACTTCCTGGATCATTTAGTTCCTCTCTCGCACAGGCGTCATGTGTTGTTGCCCTATTTCATTGTAAATGTATCAAAGCAGCTAAAACGTACAGCCTGTTTGCGGTGATAGGTTGGGAGTGTAGAAACAGGTTCATAAGCCACAAGGATGCACTTGGTTCAAccaggtttttgttgtttttcattctaATATAAACCAGTACGTCTTTATTGGTTAAAGCTCAAAAGCTCCCAAACACTatgaattaataattaaaggTGTGCTGGGATGGTTAATAGCTGTGAAATGACATGTGCTGACTAAATTGATCATTCACCAACATGTCTTTATTGCCCAGTTTGTGTATTCATTTATCGGGACCATTTAGAGAAATCTGTTCTTAACGAGCTGTAAAAGGATTTGCTGCTTTTCCATTTGGGATACTGAT from Takifugu rubripes chromosome 4, fTakRub1.2, whole genome shotgun sequence includes:
- the LOC101061332 gene encoding poly(A) polymerase gamma isoform X2 produces the protein MKEMSSTMLSGQQSQKHYGITSAISLAPPREIDHHYTKKLCDAMQPFGVFEDEEELNHRLAVLGKLNNFVKEWIAEISELKNLPPSAISCVGGKIFTFGSYRLGVHTKGADIDALCVAPRHVERTDFFQSFFEKLKQHEEIKDLRAVEDAFVPVIKFKFDGIEIDLLFARLALPSIPDNLDLRGDSILKNLDIRCIRSLNGCRVTDEILYLVPNKENFRLTLRAIKLWAKRRGIYSNMLGFLGGVSWAMLVARTCQLYPNAVAATLVHKFFLVFSKWEWPNPVLLKQPEDSNLNLPVWDPRVNPSDRYHLMPIITPAYPQQNSTYNVSTSTRTIMSEEFKYGLSVTDEILQGKAEWSKLFEPPHFFQKYKHYIVLAASASTEENHLEWIGLVESKIRVLVGNLERNEYITLAHVNPQSFPGSKENRNENDFVSMWFIGIIFKKMENAESVNIDLTYDIQSFTDTVYRQANNINMLKNGMKIEATHVKKKQLNLYLPPELVQKKKRSIADLNRSSNGGSSKRISLDSSHLDSSRDTDTGTPFSSPPCKQSKPASDTEDSVGSPKKLFVEDSPATSAAPEAQEQEPSVKAKPPSPPAVSAVLAGDVKPNAASSPKEEPNGLDDSINGAPAKRPHSPVEEEMAKRHKDAEVVSNDDSAFKEPYPPSDCSARADGATIVSLSEPKAKPIPTIDTSRTQRLPSMELPDASSPLPASNSCRVVKNSIKLALNRHNITPPKPPVFEGTLPTDDVPTSEEKGMSIPVIGSKQAGSKHAVPPVGSSIPTLVSRGLDPLNGAASKRPHSPALEEQAKRLKETEARIHIG
- the LOC101061332 gene encoding poly(A) polymerase gamma isoform X1, translating into MKEMSSTMLSGQQSQKHYGITSAISLAPPREIDHHYTKKLCDAMQPFGVFEDEEELNHRLAVLGKLNNFVKEWIAEISELKNLPPSAISCVGGKIFTFGSYRLGVHTKGADIDALCVAPRHVERTDFFQSFFEKLKQHEEIKDLRAVEDAFVPVIKFKFDGIEIDLLFARLALPSIPDNLDLRGDSILKNLDIRCIRSLNGCRVTDEILYLVPNKENFRLTLRAIKLWAKRRGIYSNMLGFLGGVSWAMLVARTCQLYPNAVAATLVHKFFLVFSKWEWPNPVLLKQPEDSNLNLPVWDPRVNPSDRYHLMPIITPAYPQQNSTYNVSTSTRTIMSEEFKYGLSVTDEILQGKAEWSKLFEPPHFFQKYKHYIVLAASASTEENHLEWIGLVESKIRVLVGNLERNEYITLAHVNPQSFPGSKENRNENDFVSMWFIGIIFKKMENAESVNIDLTYDIQSFTDTVYRQANNINMLKNGMKIEATHVKKKQLNLYLPPELVQKKKRSIADLNRSSNGGSSKRISLDSSHLDSSRDTDTGTPFSSPPCKQSKPASDTEDRWDSCSIDHEENVGSPKKLFVEDSPATSAAPEAQEQEPSVKAKPPSPPAVSAVLAGDVKPNAASSPKEEPNGLDDSINGAPAKRPHSPVEEEMAKRHKDAEVVSNDDSAFKEPYPPSDCSARADGATIVSLSEPKAKPIPTIDTSRTQRLPSMELPDASSPLPASNSCRVVKNSIKLALNRHNITPPKPPVFEGTLPTDDVPTSEEKGMSIPVIGSKQAGSKHAVPPVGSSIPTLVSRGLDPLNGAASKRPHSPALEEQAKRLKETEARIHIG